Proteins from a genomic interval of Pseudomonas paeninsulae:
- the istB gene encoding IS21-like element ISPre4 family helper ATPase IstB yields MLPNPTLDKLQTLRLHGMIKALSEQHATPDINDLSFDERLGLMVDRELTERENARLTTRLKAARLRHNACLEDIDYRSPRGLDKSLILQLGSGQWLRDGLNLIIGGPTGVGKTWLACALAHKACRDGYSVRYLRLPRLMEELGLAHGDGRFAKLMAGYAKTDLLILDDWGLAPFTAPQRRDMLELLDDRYGHRSTLVTSQMPVDKWHDLIGDPTLGDAILDRLVHNAYRIELKGESMRRRTTKLTTSGTSD; encoded by the coding sequence ATGCTACCCAACCCGACTCTAGACAAGCTGCAAACCCTGCGCCTGCACGGCATGATCAAAGCCTTGAGCGAGCAGCACGCAACACCGGACATCAACGACCTCAGCTTCGATGAACGCCTGGGACTGATGGTCGACCGCGAGCTGACTGAGCGTGAAAACGCACGTCTAACGACTCGCCTCAAAGCAGCCCGACTGCGCCACAACGCCTGCCTGGAAGACATCGATTACCGCAGCCCGCGCGGCTTGGACAAATCCCTGATCCTGCAACTGGGCAGCGGCCAATGGCTACGCGACGGGCTGAACCTGATCATCGGCGGGCCCACTGGCGTGGGCAAAACCTGGCTCGCATGCGCGCTAGCACACAAGGCCTGCCGGGACGGCTACAGCGTGCGCTACCTGCGCCTGCCGCGCTTGATGGAAGAACTGGGCCTGGCCCACGGTGACGGCCGCTTCGCCAAACTGATGGCCGGTTATGCGAAGACCGATCTGCTGATCCTTGATGACTGGGGCCTGGCGCCGTTTACTGCGCCGCAACGACGCGACATGTTGGAACTGCTGGACGACCGCTACGGGCATCGCTCAACACTGGTAACCAGCCAGATGCCGGTGGACAAATGGCACGATCTGATCGGCGATCCGACCCTGGGCGATGCGATCCTCGACCGACTGGTACATAACGCTTACCGCATCGAACTGAAGGGCGAATCGATGCGTAGACGCACGACGAAATTGACGACATCGGGTACTTCAGACTAA
- the istA gene encoding IS21 family transposase, producing the protein MRKIREVLRLKFEVGLSARQIAVSLQVGRATVGDYLNRFAASGLTWPSALTDAELQRSLFPPLPAVPSEQRPMPDWAWAHAELRRPGVTLALLWQEYRLSHPQGFQYSWFCEHYRLWAAKVDVVMRQEHRAGEKLFVDYAGQTVPVIDRQTGEIRQTQIFVAVLGASSYTFAEATWSQKLPDWLGSHARCFAFLGGTSEILVPDNLRSGVTKAHRYEPDINPSYRDLAEHYGVAVLPARSRKPRDKAKVEVGVQVVERWILAALRNRQFFSLGELNTAIGVLLERLNQRPFKKLPGSRRSAFEAIDRPALQPLPEHPYVYAEWKKVRVHIDYHVEVDGHYYSVPYQLVKHQLEVRLTAQTVECFHANQRVASHLRSPHKGRHTTQTEHMPKSHREHAEWTPQRLIHWAEQTGPNTAGVIAYILERRIHPQHGFRACLGILRLGKHHGEERLEAACQRALALGACSYKSLESILRQGLERLPLGQQNLPLLPDEHSNLRGPGYYH; encoded by the coding sequence ATGCGTAAGATTCGAGAAGTACTGCGTCTCAAGTTTGAGGTTGGTCTATCTGCCCGCCAGATCGCTGTCAGCCTGCAAGTGGGGCGAGCCACCGTCGGTGACTACCTCAATCGTTTTGCTGCCAGCGGCCTGACTTGGCCCTCTGCTCTGACCGACGCCGAGTTGCAACGGAGTCTTTTTCCACCACTGCCCGCCGTCCCCAGTGAGCAGCGTCCTATGCCCGACTGGGCTTGGGCCCACGCCGAACTACGGCGCCCCGGCGTAACCCTGGCCCTGCTCTGGCAGGAGTATCGCCTCAGCCACCCGCAAGGCTTCCAGTACAGCTGGTTCTGCGAGCACTACCGCCTCTGGGCCGCCAAGGTCGATGTGGTCATGCGCCAGGAACATCGCGCAGGCGAAAAGCTGTTCGTCGACTACGCCGGCCAAACCGTGCCGGTCATCGACCGGCAGACTGGGGAAATCCGTCAGACCCAGATATTCGTCGCCGTCCTGGGCGCCTCCAGCTACACCTTTGCCGAGGCCACCTGGTCGCAGAAACTGCCCGACTGGCTGGGCTCGCACGCGCGCTGCTTCGCTTTTCTCGGTGGGACGTCGGAGATCCTGGTGCCGGACAATCTGCGCAGCGGCGTCACCAAGGCGCATCGCTACGAGCCGGACATCAACCCCAGTTACCGCGACTTGGCCGAGCACTACGGGGTCGCTGTATTGCCCGCTCGCTCGCGTAAGCCGAGGGATAAAGCCAAGGTCGAAGTCGGTGTGCAGGTGGTCGAGCGCTGGATCCTCGCCGCGCTGCGCAACCGCCAGTTCTTCTCGCTGGGCGAACTCAATACGGCGATCGGCGTGCTGCTCGAACGCCTCAACCAAAGGCCCTTCAAGAAGCTGCCCGGCTCACGCCGCTCAGCCTTCGAGGCCATTGACCGCCCCGCACTGCAACCGTTGCCGGAACATCCGTACGTCTACGCCGAATGGAAAAAGGTACGGGTGCACATCGACTACCACGTCGAAGTCGACGGGCATTACTACTCCGTACCGTATCAGTTGGTGAAGCACCAGCTTGAAGTGCGGTTGACCGCGCAGACCGTTGAATGCTTCCACGCCAACCAGCGTGTGGCCAGCCATCTGCGCTCGCCACATAAAGGCCGCCACACCACCCAAACCGAACACATGCCCAAGAGCCACCGCGAACACGCCGAATGGACGCCGCAAAGGCTGATCCACTGGGCAGAGCAGACCGGGCCGAACACTGCCGGCGTCATCGCCTACATCCTCGAACGCCGGATCCATCCGCAGCACGGCTTCCGCGCCTGCCTGGGCATCCTGCGGCTGGGCAAACACCACGGCGAAGAGCGGCTGGAAGCCGCTTGCCAGCGAGCTCTGGCGCTGGGCGCATGCAGTTACAAAAGCCTCGAATCGATCCTGCGCCAAGGCCTGGAGCGGCTACCGCTGGGCCAGCAGAACCTGCCGCTGTTGCCCGACGAACACAGCAACCTGCGTGGCCCCGGCTACTACCACTGA
- a CDS encoding DUF3800 domain-containing protein, giving the protein MECFRIDESGYTGFDLLNSEQRLQGAAAIAIDDGEAARLIREYFPRLQAEELKYRALARRPANHQRLIALHRELLTNHKCVTYVCDKRFLLLLMFLDYAVEPFYYELGVDFYQDGQNYSLASLLYVTGAKLLGPGALDRLLRCFQRAMKEKSRAALDDLVEAARSSRWRDLPEALGPLAQFASPECLQAIATPGVSTDAAFIVLQSLISRMEVMADGPYRVEHDQSKNLLAYHDLLLRFIGHKDAVTFRQSEIASITFPLKLKSVIQVDSKTSPAVQLADVMIGAAIEAANTLMGHRVGELDAQQVMAQYGEHQLIHMLPSIDFEEQKRFRQGSQAAQVIDYYAVNFQKP; this is encoded by the coding sequence ATGGAATGTTTTCGAATCGACGAAAGCGGTTACACCGGCTTCGATCTTTTAAACTCCGAGCAGCGGCTTCAAGGGGCAGCCGCTATCGCCATTGACGATGGCGAGGCGGCGCGCCTCATTCGAGAGTATTTTCCCAGACTGCAGGCTGAGGAGCTGAAGTATCGAGCCTTAGCGCGCAGGCCGGCTAATCATCAGCGCCTAATTGCGCTGCATCGAGAGCTGCTGACGAACCACAAGTGCGTGACCTACGTCTGCGATAAGCGCTTCCTCCTGCTGCTGATGTTCCTGGACTACGCAGTAGAGCCGTTCTATTACGAGCTCGGGGTGGACTTCTATCAGGACGGGCAGAACTACTCGCTCGCATCACTGCTTTACGTGACAGGAGCGAAGCTCCTTGGGCCGGGCGCACTCGATCGGTTACTCCGCTGTTTCCAGCGCGCAATGAAAGAGAAGAGCCGTGCAGCACTTGACGACCTGGTGGAGGCCGCGCGCTCCTCGCGATGGAGGGATCTACCGGAAGCGCTGGGTCCCCTTGCGCAGTTCGCGTCGCCGGAGTGCCTGCAGGCAATCGCTACCCCCGGCGTCAGCACAGATGCAGCCTTCATAGTCCTACAGTCCCTGATCAGCCGCATGGAGGTCATGGCCGACGGCCCCTATCGCGTCGAACACGATCAGTCCAAGAACCTGCTGGCCTATCACGACTTGCTCCTGCGCTTTATCGGCCACAAGGACGCGGTCACGTTTCGTCAGTCTGAGATCGCAAGCATCACCTTTCCACTCAAGCTCAAATCGGTGATACAGGTCGACTCCAAGACCAGTCCAGCGGTGCAGTTGGCGGACGTGATGATCGGCGCAGCCATTGAGGCTGCAAACACTCTCATGGGGCATCGTGTGGGAGAGCTGGATGCCCAACAGGTTATGGCCCAGTATGGAGAACACCAGCTGATCCACATGCTACCTTCGATAGATTTCGAGGAGCAAAAACGTTTCCGACAGGGGAGCCAGGCGGCGCAGGTGATTGACTACTATGCCGTGAACTTCCAAAAGCCATGA
- a CDS encoding 3'-5' exonuclease, protein MKADKEIFVSVDIEASGPIPGKYSMLSIGACVASNPAEQFSCFLKPISQEFVPAALEVTGLSLERLREEGLEPSEAMAQFRAWVESLADAGQRVVFVGFNASFDWSFVNYYFHLFLGENPFGIAALDIKSMYFGASGCAWKSTRSSEIEKVVNPESSGNHDALDDAVYQAELFNLIREKLVFGRP, encoded by the coding sequence ATGAAAGCAGACAAAGAAATTTTCGTCTCAGTCGACATCGAGGCATCTGGCCCGATCCCTGGCAAGTACAGCATGCTTTCTATCGGCGCGTGCGTGGCGTCGAATCCGGCGGAGCAGTTCTCCTGCTTTCTGAAGCCTATCTCTCAGGAGTTTGTGCCGGCTGCCCTTGAGGTCACAGGGTTGTCACTTGAGAGGCTTCGCGAAGAGGGCTTGGAACCTAGTGAGGCAATGGCGCAATTCAGGGCCTGGGTAGAGTCACTAGCTGATGCCGGTCAAAGGGTAGTGTTCGTAGGGTTCAACGCTTCGTTCGACTGGAGCTTCGTGAACTATTACTTTCATCTGTTCTTGGGTGAAAACCCCTTCGGAATCGCAGCGCTCGACATTAAGTCGATGTACTTCGGTGCCTCCGGATGCGCTTGGAAATCGACCCGCTCAAGCGAAATTGAGAAGGTAGTGAATCCTGAAAGCTCGGGCAACCATGATGCCCTAGATGACGCCGTTTACCAGGCGGAGTTGTTCAACTTGATTCGTGAAAAGCTGGTGTTTGGTAGGCCCTGA
- a CDS encoding ATP-binding protein produces the protein MSNNSVFDSVIELPEAQLTEREKVLLGFVGRYERVQNQLQLLLNQGQLSEWSKAHHKSVLPICNLVADQYPLVIFHGDVGTGKTATAECIANRIVRDSRTEDSVLFKLSNRVRGSGKVGEMGTLLTQAFAEVVEAAGKKRRAILIIDEGDSIAASRSQSQSHHEDKVAVNTLIQGVDELRKYGGRIVVILCTNRLSVLDAALRRRAAIVEEFTRPDATERKELLSMDLLGMGLTDKQLTDLASVTGERNGQPAWTYSDIRTRLYPTAMAKAFPNRPLSFKDLTDSILEMKPSPVMEDK, from the coding sequence ATGAGCAACAATAGCGTTTTTGACTCGGTGATTGAACTGCCGGAAGCCCAGCTGACTGAGCGTGAAAAAGTGTTGCTCGGGTTTGTGGGTCGCTATGAGCGTGTGCAAAACCAGCTCCAGCTCTTACTGAATCAGGGCCAGTTGTCCGAGTGGAGCAAGGCGCACCATAAAAGCGTGCTGCCGATTTGCAATCTGGTTGCCGATCAATATCCCCTGGTGATCTTCCATGGCGACGTCGGTACCGGGAAGACAGCGACAGCGGAGTGCATTGCTAACCGTATCGTCCGTGACTCACGCACTGAAGACTCGGTGCTGTTCAAGCTCAGCAACCGGGTCCGCGGCTCTGGTAAGGTCGGCGAGATGGGTACGCTTTTGACCCAAGCTTTTGCAGAGGTTGTCGAGGCAGCAGGCAAAAAGCGCAGGGCGATTCTCATCATCGACGAAGGCGACTCGATCGCTGCTTCCCGCTCGCAAAGTCAGAGCCACCACGAAGATAAGGTGGCTGTGAACACCTTGATCCAAGGCGTGGATGAATTGCGCAAATATGGCGGTCGGATCGTGGTGATCCTGTGCACTAACCGACTTTCAGTCTTGGACGCAGCACTTCGTCGACGAGCTGCCATCGTTGAAGAGTTCACTCGCCCAGACGCTACTGAGCGGAAAGAGCTGCTCAGCATGGATCTGCTGGGCATGGGGCTCACGGACAAGCAGCTGACCGATTTGGCGTCAGTCACTGGCGAGCGTAACGGTCAGCCAGCATGGACTTACTCCGATATTCGGACGCGCTTGTACCCTACGGCAATGGCGAAAGCCTTCCCTAATCGTCCGCTGAGCTTCAAAGATCTGACCGACTCAATACTGGAGATGAAGCCATCACCGGTTATGGAAGATAAGTAA
- a CDS encoding HORMA-1 domain-containing protein, producing the protein MSYSATQTTTYTTTDIEAVVRRITADLLMIASSSEAVTEVKAKEWANDIELLAKNGYLKFADLTLLSHGVEQKATRFYVNESGSLANQRPGDARWPKVQGAHLRIVLSYNDSYTQQAQENMSGKLKINWTTSYDDISHSQLTQSGGREYSSNGYGMERKDYIR; encoded by the coding sequence ATGAGTTACAGCGCCACTCAAACCACTACCTACACCACCACTGACATCGAAGCGGTCGTGCGGCGAATCACTGCCGACCTCCTGATGATCGCGTCGAGCAGCGAAGCTGTGACTGAGGTGAAAGCAAAAGAATGGGCCAATGACATTGAGCTGCTGGCAAAGAATGGCTACCTCAAGTTTGCGGATCTCACATTACTTAGTCATGGGGTAGAGCAGAAGGCCACCCGGTTCTATGTCAACGAGTCTGGCTCCCTAGCCAACCAGCGCCCAGGTGATGCGCGCTGGCCGAAGGTTCAGGGTGCACACCTGCGGATCGTTCTGTCCTACAACGACAGTTACACCCAGCAAGCGCAGGAGAATATGTCTGGCAAGTTGAAAATCAACTGGACGACCTCTTACGACGACATTAGCCACTCTCAGCTAACCCAGAGCGGTGGTCGCGAATACTCTAGCAACGGCTACGGCATGGAACGGAAGGACTACATCCGATGA